The following proteins come from a genomic window of Methanocella conradii HZ254:
- a CDS encoding UPF0146 family protein, whose protein sequence is MSIIGYEGIAAFIKGSYPLGSRIVEVGVGQHPEVAHLLQNDFDVICTDITESGPEGVRYVKDDIFKPDMALYKGASLIYSIRPPVDIQDAMASVAKKVGASLLIRPFSSERADLKKYFRSFKVINYQGAAFYVYNDGYRPCYPQPPSWQPP, encoded by the coding sequence ATGTCAATTATAGGTTATGAGGGCATCGCGGCCTTCATTAAGGGTAGCTATCCTCTCGGCTCAAGGATTGTGGAGGTGGGGGTAGGCCAGCACCCGGAGGTCGCGCATCTCCTGCAAAACGACTTCGACGTCATATGCACCGACATCACGGAATCGGGGCCGGAGGGCGTGCGCTACGTCAAGGATGACATATTCAAGCCTGACATGGCATTATATAAAGGCGCGTCGCTCATCTACTCGATACGGCCTCCAGTGGACATTCAGGATGCCATGGCCTCGGTGGCAAAAAAAGTAGGCGCAAGCTTGCTTATTCGACCCTTTTCATCCGAGCGCGCTGACCTGAAAAAATACTTCAGGAGCTTTAAGGTGATCAACTACCAGGGCGCGGCCTTTTACGTTTACAATGATGGCTATCGTCCCTGCTATCCTCAGCCGCCTTCATGGCAGCCTCCCTGA
- the rimI gene encoding ribosomal protein S18-alanine N-acetyltransferase, translating to MSRLVRIRPFELDDSREILEIEEAVFHEPNPLLYAMIESRPMEGFIVAEEGGEVVGYLLGALYMDEARILLLAVKEGYRRRGIGSMLVKEYVDSVRGRASMVRLEVRASNLAAQTFYFKQGFKFLGMVSNYYRNGDNAYIMVKPMENMTLLL from the coding sequence GTGTCACGCCTGGTCAGGATTAGGCCTTTCGAGCTGGACGACTCGAGAGAGATACTCGAGATTGAGGAGGCTGTTTTCCACGAGCCAAACCCGCTGTTGTACGCCATGATAGAGAGCAGGCCTATGGAGGGGTTCATCGTGGCCGAGGAGGGCGGCGAGGTGGTGGGCTACTTGCTCGGGGCGCTGTACATGGACGAGGCTAGGATCCTACTCCTTGCCGTTAAGGAGGGGTACCGGCGCAGGGGCATAGGCTCCATGCTCGTAAAAGAGTACGTCGATTCGGTGAGGGGTAGGGCGAGCATGGTGCGCCTGGAGGTGAGGGCGAGCAACCTGGCGGCCCAGACTTTTTACTTTAAGCAGGGCTTCAAGTTCCTTGGCATGGTGAGCAATTACTACAGGAACGGCGATAATGCCTACATCATGGTTAAGCCCATGGAAAACATGACATTACTTCTATAA
- the argH gene encoding argininosuccinate lyase, which produces MDNKEDILRRGRLSAAKSEEINAFTSSLQADRWIFPSDIMVDKAHTAMLAKQGVIEKKDAASILKAIGEIEAEGVDSVHIEQFEDVHMAIESRLIKRVGEGVGGRMHSGRSRNDEVATCIRISARNELLGLMTDLLELRSAIVRLAEDNVDTVMPGFTHLQHAQPTTLAHHLMAHASAMDRDFERLLDAYKYVNLNPLGSAAFASTGFPLDREYTTRLLGFDRPMDNSMDGVSSRDFILTTLSAIAILETDLSRLADELVLWSTPEFGFVELDDAYASTSSIMPQKKNPDVLELVRGRCGTVIGHMVSAFTIVKGLPYSYNSDLQEVTPQLLRSFEISRSSTRILAGAVSTLKVNRDEMARKSTMGFTTATEIADTIVRATGLPFRTAHGIVGRLARGGGDPSLDDVDEASMAMIGRKLSDMGLTEEMLEEAKDPMKNVERRKILGGPAKSAIRKKLAAENARLKADEKALAALREKLDEASGELSRIVDEIVLEAHHGL; this is translated from the coding sequence ATGGATAACAAAGAGGACATACTGCGGAGGGGCAGGCTTTCCGCCGCAAAAAGCGAGGAAATCAACGCTTTTACTTCCTCGTTGCAGGCTGACCGGTGGATTTTCCCATCGGACATTATGGTCGATAAGGCCCATACGGCAATGCTGGCGAAGCAGGGGGTCATAGAAAAAAAGGATGCTGCCTCTATACTGAAAGCCATTGGCGAGATAGAGGCAGAAGGAGTGGACAGCGTGCACATCGAGCAATTCGAGGACGTCCACATGGCCATCGAGTCAAGGCTGATAAAGCGGGTTGGCGAGGGCGTGGGCGGAAGGATGCACTCGGGGCGCTCCCGCAATGACGAGGTGGCGACCTGCATCCGCATCTCTGCACGAAATGAGCTTTTAGGCCTGATGACAGACCTGCTGGAATTACGAAGTGCAATTGTAAGGCTCGCCGAAGACAACGTCGACACGGTGATGCCGGGCTTTACTCATTTACAGCATGCCCAGCCCACCACGCTCGCACACCATTTAATGGCGCACGCCTCCGCCATGGACAGGGACTTCGAGCGCCTTCTGGACGCCTACAAGTATGTTAACCTTAATCCATTAGGAAGCGCAGCCTTTGCCTCAACGGGCTTCCCATTAGACAGGGAATATACGACGAGGCTGCTGGGCTTCGACAGGCCCATGGACAACTCCATGGACGGCGTCTCATCCAGGGACTTCATCTTAACTACGCTGAGCGCAATCGCCATCCTGGAGACGGATTTGAGCCGGCTGGCCGACGAGCTCGTCCTGTGGAGCACGCCAGAGTTCGGCTTCGTGGAGCTCGACGACGCCTACGCCTCGACTAGCTCGATAATGCCCCAGAAAAAGAACCCGGACGTATTAGAGCTTGTAAGGGGCAGGTGCGGCACCGTGATAGGCCACATGGTCTCAGCTTTCACCATAGTAAAGGGGCTTCCTTATAGCTATAATAGCGACCTTCAAGAGGTCACGCCCCAGCTATTGCGCTCATTCGAGATAAGCCGGTCATCTACGAGAATACTGGCCGGGGCGGTGAGCACGCTTAAAGTAAATAGGGATGAGATGGCGAGGAAGAGCACGATGGGATTCACCACGGCAACGGAGATAGCGGACACAATAGTCAGGGCGACCGGGCTGCCATTCAGGACCGCCCACGGCATCGTGGGGCGCCTGGCAAGGGGCGGCGGCGATCCCTCTCTAGATGACGTGGACGAGGCCTCGATGGCCATGATAGGGAGGAAGCTCAGCGACATGGGTCTAACCGAAGAAATGCTCGAAGAGGCCAAGGACCCCATGAAGAACGTAGAGCGCAGGAAGATACTTGGAGGCCCTGCGAAGTCCGCCATAAGAAAGAAGCTCGCGGCGGAAAATGCAAGGCTTAAGGCAGATGAGAAGGCGCTGGCCGCCCTCAGGGAGAAGCTGGACGAGGCAAGCGGCGAGCTATCCAGGATTGTCGATGAAATCGTGTTGGAGGCGCATCATGGATTATAA
- a CDS encoding zinc ribbon domain-containing protein, with translation MLVRKTVRIPVHYETTKSKLDRLGRLTARLTYCISLINGLVSPETSLDRKTLRRLVKDNNIARKTGLSSGYVDQCIDRVLWAWRSYEDRHGEWRYRYDRALEELQNAGDDGREKLEKRVKRLQENEPSTPVFLHKVSCRLDFRTGRIERGENSFLLWMHVSTLEKGETMDVPLNPSYYHLKQLEGAMISDFEIIRKNGKYYAHISTTRFVDTRITSSYGGIDQGLNRTLAIVLLDEVPREELLYDEKRNMLDKYDDIIASLQSAMASARHVEPRKLVEYHKMSRKLKQLRGKRNNVSVYHDWLLANKAAEYTDGYDIAIGNTKFRQTQYRGNGMPSLRKRIGKWSYGRQRIFIAHKRAERGLTTMLVDERNTSNTCRCGSRLVARKYHDGASWLLCHSCGSKLDAGLNAAYNIALRCRDDRLKVRMNAAENRASA, from the coding sequence ATGCTTGTGAGGAAGACGGTCAGGATACCCGTCCACTATGAGACTACGAAGAGCAAGCTGGACAGGCTGGGCAGGCTGACCGCCAGGCTGACCTATTGCATATCGTTAATCAACGGTCTCGTCTCCCCTGAGACGAGTCTAGACCGGAAGACGTTGCGGAGGCTGGTCAAGGATAATAATATAGCGAGAAAGACTGGCCTATCCTCCGGGTATGTTGACCAGTGTATCGACAGGGTACTGTGGGCGTGGCGGAGCTACGAGGACAGGCACGGCGAGTGGCGGTACAGGTATGACAGGGCTTTGGAAGAACTCCAGAACGCCGGAGACGACGGGCGGGAGAAGCTTGAGAAGAGGGTCAAGAGGCTCCAGGAAAACGAGCCGTCCACTCCGGTATTCCTCCACAAGGTCTCCTGTCGATTGGATTTTCGCACCGGGAGGATAGAGCGGGGCGAGAACTCCTTCTTGTTGTGGATGCATGTCAGCACGCTAGAGAAGGGGGAGACGATGGACGTTCCCCTGAACCCTTCTTATTATCATCTCAAGCAACTCGAAGGAGCCATGATAAGCGACTTCGAGATAATACGGAAGAACGGCAAATACTACGCTCACATATCCACGACGAGGTTCGTGGATACTAGAATAACAAGTTCCTATGGGGGCATCGACCAGGGCCTGAACAGGACGCTGGCAATCGTATTGCTGGACGAGGTGCCCCGTGAAGAGCTATTGTACGATGAGAAGCGAAACATGCTGGACAAGTACGACGACATCATCGCCTCGCTACAATCGGCTATGGCGTCGGCGAGACACGTCGAGCCAAGGAAGCTCGTCGAATACCACAAGATGTCGAGAAAGCTCAAGCAGCTACGAGGCAAGAGGAACAACGTGTCCGTGTACCACGATTGGCTATTGGCAAACAAGGCTGCCGAATACACCGACGGCTACGACATAGCCATTGGCAACACGAAGTTCCGGCAGACACAGTATCGTGGGAATGGTATGCCATCGCTCCGAAAGAGAATAGGCAAATGGAGCTACGGCAGGCAGAGGATATTCATAGCCCATAAGCGGGCCGAAAGAGGATTAACCACGATGCTCGTCGATGAGAGGAACACGTCGAACACATGCCGTTGTGGGAGCAGGCTGGTCGCGAGGAAGTACCATGACGGTGCTTCGTGGCTCCTGTGCCACTCCTGTGGCTCGAAGCTCGACGCGGGCCTCAACGCGGCGTACAACATAGCTCTTCGATGCCGAGATGACCGGCTGAAAGTGCGGATGAACGCGGCGGAGAACCGCGCGAGCGCATAA
- a CDS encoding toprim domain-containing protein, whose amino-acid sequence MMDERERLAEIQAILDELASRAAEGAVILVEGRRDKASLEELGVKGNIVMTSQKQLFNLAECVSRQHKDIIILSDWDVRGDEVARSAEAFLKSNCARPDVEIRRRLRLLTQKEIMDVESLYGYMERLKSQCITKQAGTRR is encoded by the coding sequence ATGATGGACGAGCGTGAGCGCCTGGCGGAGATTCAGGCCATCCTGGACGAGCTGGCGAGCAGGGCGGCGGAGGGCGCGGTCATACTGGTCGAGGGGCGGAGGGATAAGGCATCCCTCGAGGAGCTTGGCGTGAAGGGCAACATAGTCATGACCTCCCAGAAGCAGCTTTTCAACCTTGCGGAGTGCGTGTCCAGGCAGCACAAGGACATAATAATCCTATCGGACTGGGACGTGCGTGGCGATGAGGTGGCTCGGAGCGCTGAGGCCTTCCTCAAGTCAAACTGCGCCCGCCCTGACGTTGAGATAAGGAGAAGGCTTCGCCTCTTGACCCAAAAGGAAATCATGGACGTCGAGAGCCTGTATGGCTACATGGAGCGGTTAAAAAGTCAATGCATTACTAAACAGGCAGGCACGCGCCGATAA
- the dnaG gene encoding DNA primase DnaG, producing the protein MEESDTTKYVIHAHISAEGVVERPDVVGAVFGQTEGLLGADLDLRELQKTGRIGRIEVNITSKYGKSSGNILIPSSLDKVETSILAAALETIDRVGPCISKISVTKIEDVRSSKRQQIIERAKHILTAMFDETVPESQELTEAVKSAVRVEEVTFIDNLPAGPDVLDSDAIIVVEGRADVLNLLRAGIKNAIAVEGTNVPQLVAELSKKKTVTVFTDSDRGGDLILKELLQVADVDYIARPPEGKSVEDLTQKEIIKALRSKVPVEQVVEVPQRRRNKQQQQQQEAARAEQNGKHDAQQREYQRPERPERERGETPRRKSLRRMEERPERREPPKEQEQQPEAKKPEPREAGEFAEIMKDLAGTLSAKLLDANKNVLQKVAVRDLANVLKETNGEVKSVVFDGVITQRMLDIAAEKNLEYLVGVKMGSIVKQPANVKVITTE; encoded by the coding sequence ATGGAAGAATCTGACACTACAAAGTACGTGATTCACGCTCATATCAGTGCTGAGGGCGTCGTCGAGCGCCCGGACGTGGTAGGAGCCGTGTTCGGCCAGACGGAAGGGCTACTGGGCGCCGATCTGGACCTGAGGGAATTGCAAAAGACGGGGAGGATAGGCCGCATCGAGGTGAACATAACCTCCAAGTACGGCAAGTCGAGCGGCAATATACTAATACCCTCGAGCCTCGACAAGGTGGAGACGTCGATACTGGCCGCCGCCCTTGAGACCATCGACAGGGTCGGCCCGTGCATCTCAAAGATATCGGTCACCAAGATAGAGGACGTGAGGTCCTCGAAAAGGCAGCAGATCATCGAGAGGGCCAAGCACATATTGACGGCCATGTTCGACGAGACCGTGCCCGAGAGCCAGGAGCTCACCGAGGCGGTCAAGTCGGCCGTGAGGGTCGAAGAGGTCACCTTTATAGATAACCTGCCGGCCGGCCCGGATGTGCTCGACTCGGACGCCATCATAGTGGTCGAGGGGCGGGCGGACGTGCTTAACCTTCTGAGGGCTGGCATAAAGAACGCCATCGCAGTCGAAGGCACCAACGTGCCGCAGCTCGTCGCCGAGCTGAGCAAGAAGAAGACCGTGACGGTGTTCACCGACAGCGACAGGGGCGGAGACCTGATATTAAAGGAGCTCCTCCAGGTGGCTGACGTGGACTACATCGCCAGGCCCCCTGAGGGCAAGAGCGTGGAGGACCTGACCCAGAAAGAGATAATAAAGGCCCTTCGCAGCAAGGTGCCCGTGGAGCAGGTCGTCGAGGTGCCCCAGCGCAGGCGCAACAAGCAGCAGCAACAGCAGCAGGAGGCCGCCAGGGCGGAGCAGAACGGCAAGCATGATGCCCAGCAGCGCGAGTACCAGCGGCCCGAGCGGCCTGAGCGGGAGAGGGGCGAGACGCCCCGCCGCAAGAGCCTCCGCCGCATGGAGGAGCGCCCGGAGAGGCGGGAGCCTCCAAAGGAGCAGGAGCAGCAGCCCGAGGCAAAGAAGCCCGAGCCCAGGGAGGCCGGGGAATTCGCCGAGATAATGAAGGACCTGGCGGGCACGCTGAGCGCGAAGCTGCTCGACGCCAACAAGAACGTCCTGCAAAAAGTTGCGGTCAGGGACCTGGCCAACGTGCTCAAGGAGACCAATGGCGAGGTCAAGAGCGTCGTGTTCGACGGCGTAATTACGCAAAGAATGCTGGACATCGCGGCCGAGAAGAACCTCGAGTACCTGGTCGGCGTCAAGATGGGCAGCATCGTGAAGCAGCCCGCCAACGTGAAAGTTATAACCACGGAATAG
- the purE gene encoding 5-(carboxyamino)imidazole ribonucleotide mutase — translation MVDVAIILGSASDRAIADKAVDVLTKNGVSYDLQVLSAHRNPEDLDAYVKKSEAKVFIAIAGLSAALPGVVASKTNKPVIGVPVSAKLGGLDALLSIVQMPRGVPVACVGIDNGENAAHLAIRILEVNA, via the coding sequence ATGGTAGACGTGGCAATCATACTCGGCTCGGCCTCGGACCGCGCCATCGCGGATAAGGCCGTTGACGTCCTGACAAAGAATGGCGTCTCTTACGACCTTCAGGTATTGTCGGCCCACCGAAACCCGGAGGACCTGGACGCCTACGTTAAGAAGTCTGAAGCTAAGGTGTTCATAGCCATAGCAGGGCTATCGGCGGCCCTGCCCGGCGTGGTGGCCTCAAAGACGAATAAGCCTGTCATCGGGGTCCCTGTCTCGGCGAAGCTAGGCGGGCTCGACGCCCTCCTATCGATCGTGCAGATGCCCAGGGGCGTGCCAGTGGCGTGCGTCGGCATCGATAATGGCGAGAACGCGGCGCACCTGGCCATACGCATACTGGAGGTGAACGCATGA
- the gatE gene encoding Glu-tRNA(Gln) amidotransferase subunit GatE — protein sequence MSLDYAALGLKAGLEIHQQLATRHKLYCYCPPRDRDVRESNFEFFRYLRARESELGEVDRAAAEQAMAKKRFIYKAYDTTCLVENDEEPPRPLNMEALSVALKAALMLNMKPVDEAFTMRKIVVDGSNTTGFQRTCFVASGGHVETASGRVGVDTLCLEEDAASRVEAKGDAIVYSLDRLGIPLIEIATAPDIRTPAQAREVALHIGTLLRSLPEVKRGLGTIRQDVNVSIARGARVEIKGVQTLDLVEQAVESEALRQVNLLAIRDELVARGASVDDEAFDITDVFRNTGSKVIKKAISSGGIAMAVRLRGFRGLVGREIQPGRRLGSELSDRAKRAAGVGGIFHIDELPGYGITQEEVDAVSARLGLGAGDAFVMVADSREKAERAVEAVKARAREALIGVPEETRGALPNGSTEYMRPLPGRARMYPETDVPPVEITPEFLEKLRKELPETLPEKKARLMREYGLNEELAGGIAYSTVSQEFEEIARSYGNATLVARTMLGTTVELRREGVPVESLTGEHYKQLFKCLSEGRIAKEAIPKVLAEMARGASIEEAVKKLGLGGISEGEVRAVIHEIVQSKKDFVREKGEASQSGLMGLAMSKLRGKADGKLISRILKEEVMAELKK from the coding sequence ATGAGCCTGGATTACGCAGCGCTGGGGCTGAAGGCCGGGCTCGAGATACACCAGCAGCTTGCCACAAGGCACAAGCTGTACTGCTACTGCCCGCCCCGGGACAGGGATGTGAGAGAGTCGAATTTCGAGTTTTTCAGGTACTTGAGGGCGAGGGAGAGCGAGCTCGGGGAGGTGGACAGGGCCGCGGCGGAGCAGGCAATGGCCAAAAAGAGGTTTATATATAAGGCCTATGACACGACGTGCCTCGTCGAGAACGACGAGGAGCCTCCGAGGCCCTTGAACATGGAGGCGCTATCCGTGGCCCTCAAGGCGGCGCTGATGCTTAATATGAAACCGGTGGACGAGGCCTTCACCATGCGTAAGATAGTGGTGGACGGCTCTAACACGACTGGTTTTCAGCGCACCTGCTTTGTCGCCTCTGGAGGCCACGTCGAGACCGCCTCGGGCCGGGTGGGCGTTGATACTTTATGTTTGGAGGAGGACGCCGCATCCAGGGTTGAGGCGAAGGGCGACGCAATCGTATACTCATTGGATAGGCTGGGCATCCCTTTGATCGAGATAGCCACCGCGCCCGATATCCGCACCCCCGCCCAGGCCAGGGAGGTGGCGCTGCACATAGGCACCCTGTTGAGGAGCCTGCCGGAGGTGAAGCGCGGCCTGGGCACCATAAGGCAGGACGTGAACGTCTCCATAGCCAGGGGCGCCCGCGTAGAGATAAAGGGCGTGCAAACCCTGGACCTTGTCGAGCAGGCGGTGGAGAGCGAGGCGTTGAGGCAGGTAAACCTGCTTGCCATAAGGGATGAGCTGGTGGCGAGGGGTGCCAGTGTGGACGACGAGGCCTTCGACATAACAGATGTTTTCAGAAATACGGGCTCGAAGGTGATTAAAAAAGCTATATCCTCTGGCGGCATCGCCATGGCTGTGAGGCTGCGAGGCTTCAGGGGGCTTGTGGGCAGGGAGATACAGCCTGGCCGACGCCTTGGCTCGGAGCTTTCTGACCGTGCGAAGAGGGCGGCGGGCGTTGGGGGGATATTCCATATAGATGAGCTGCCCGGATATGGCATTACGCAGGAAGAGGTGGACGCAGTTTCGGCGAGGCTGGGCCTTGGCGCGGGCGACGCCTTCGTCATGGTGGCAGACTCAAGGGAGAAGGCGGAGAGGGCCGTGGAGGCGGTCAAGGCTAGGGCGAGGGAAGCCCTGATAGGCGTGCCAGAGGAGACAAGGGGTGCCCTGCCTAACGGGAGCACTGAGTACATGAGGCCTCTTCCTGGAAGGGCCCGCATGTACCCTGAGACCGACGTGCCGCCCGTGGAGATTACGCCAGAATTCCTCGAAAAACTCAGGAAGGAGCTGCCCGAGACGCTGCCCGAGAAGAAAGCCCGGCTCATGAGGGAGTACGGCCTGAATGAGGAGCTCGCCGGCGGCATCGCCTACTCCACCGTGAGCCAGGAGTTCGAGGAGATTGCCCGGTCTTATGGCAATGCCACGCTCGTCGCCAGGACGATGCTCGGCACCACGGTCGAGCTGAGGCGGGAGGGCGTGCCCGTGGAGAGCCTGACGGGGGAGCACTATAAGCAGCTTTTTAAGTGCCTGTCCGAAGGCAGGATAGCTAAGGAAGCAATACCTAAGGTGCTCGCCGAGATGGCCCGCGGAGCCTCCATAGAAGAGGCCGTCAAAAAGCTGGGCCTGGGCGGCATAAGCGAAGGCGAGGTAAGGGCAGTCATCCACGAGATCGTGCAGTCCAAAAAGGACTTCGTCAGGGAGAAGGGCGAGGCTTCTCAGAGCGGCTTGATGGGGCTTGCCATGTCGAAGCTGCGGGGAAAGGCCGACGGCAAGCTAATCAGCCGCATACTCAAAGAAGAGGTCATGGCGGAGCTCAAGAAATAA
- a CDS encoding DUF167 domain-containing protein, with protein MSFEDAIRAIQGGVVIDFEVSPGAGVTRVPCGYNEWRKRIEARLRAPPERGRANEELMVALSRLFRVPRASVEIASGVANGKKSVKIRGITREDAINALRGML; from the coding sequence ATGTCTTTTGAGGATGCCATCAGGGCTATACAGGGCGGCGTCGTGATAGACTTTGAGGTTTCGCCAGGGGCCGGGGTGACGAGGGTTCCATGTGGCTACAACGAGTGGCGAAAGCGTATCGAGGCCAGGCTTAGGGCACCCCCCGAGAGGGGCAGGGCCAACGAGGAGCTGATGGTAGCGCTTTCCCGGCTATTCAGGGTGCCCCGGGCCAGCGTCGAGATCGCGTCGGGCGTGGCGAACGGTAAAAAGTCAGTAAAAATAAGGGGCATCACAAGAGAAGACGCCATAAATGCGCTCAGGGGTATGCTATGA
- the gatD gene encoding Glu-tRNA(Gln) amidotransferase subunit GatD: protein MDYKEGDIVRVVKEGREYTGIVMPSRTDKIVLKLKSGYNVGLSLDGTKVELLERAPQPPKPARREHPHRPGLPSISILSTGGTIASRVDYRTGAVSSQFTADDILDAIPELEEMANFKGRVLSMIFSEDMEASTWQSLARAAYEEIKNGADGVIVTHGTDTMGYTAAALSFMIRTPVPIVLVGAQRSSDRPSSDNAMNMLCAAEVAKSDIAGVTVVMHGATSDDYCYVHRGTKVRKLHTSMRTAFQSVNVPPIAKVDYATRKITPITGYTKRGEQELKLMDNMEARCALVKFYPGMSPDIIEYYMEKGYRGIVLEGTGLGHVSTKWIPVIKKATDAGMVFVMASQCMNGRICDRVYSTGIDLLKAGVVEGEDMLPETALVKLMWALGQARDAEEAKRMMKTVYAGEIEWRSTI, encoded by the coding sequence ATGGATTATAAAGAAGGGGACATTGTAAGGGTCGTTAAGGAGGGGAGGGAGTACACGGGAATAGTGATGCCCTCCAGGACGGATAAGATAGTGCTAAAGCTCAAGAGCGGCTACAACGTGGGATTGTCGCTCGATGGCACGAAAGTCGAGCTGCTTGAGCGCGCGCCCCAGCCCCCCAAGCCCGCCCGAAGGGAGCACCCCCATAGGCCAGGGCTGCCGAGCATCTCAATATTATCTACGGGCGGGACAATAGCGAGCCGGGTGGACTACAGGACAGGGGCCGTCTCGAGCCAGTTCACCGCCGACGACATCCTGGACGCCATACCGGAGCTCGAGGAGATGGCCAACTTCAAGGGCAGGGTCTTGAGCATGATATTCAGCGAGGACATGGAGGCCTCGACCTGGCAGAGCCTCGCCAGGGCTGCCTACGAGGAGATAAAGAATGGGGCGGATGGCGTCATAGTGACGCATGGGACGGATACGATGGGCTATACTGCAGCGGCGCTCTCCTTTATGATAAGAACGCCTGTTCCAATAGTGCTCGTCGGGGCCCAGAGGTCTTCAGACCGGCCTTCAAGCGACAACGCCATGAACATGCTCTGCGCCGCTGAAGTGGCTAAGTCAGACATAGCCGGCGTCACAGTGGTCATGCATGGCGCCACTTCTGACGATTATTGCTACGTGCACAGGGGCACCAAGGTCCGTAAGCTCCACACTTCCATGAGGACTGCGTTCCAGAGCGTGAACGTGCCCCCAATCGCCAAAGTCGACTATGCTACCAGGAAGATTACGCCCATAACGGGCTACACGAAGCGGGGCGAGCAGGAATTAAAACTAATGGACAACATGGAGGCCAGGTGTGCCCTCGTCAAGTTCTACCCGGGCATGTCCCCGGATATCATAGAATATTATATGGAAAAGGGCTACAGGGGCATAGTGCTGGAGGGCACCGGCCTGGGCCACGTGAGCACGAAATGGATACCAGTTATCAAGAAGGCAACGGATGCAGGCATGGTTTTCGTGATGGCCTCCCAGTGCATGAATGGCAGGATATGCGACCGGGTGTACTCGACGGGCATCGACCTCCTGAAGGCCGGCGTGGTCGAAGGGGAGGACATGCTGCCCGAGACTGCCCTGGTCAAGCTCATGTGGGCGCTCGGGCAAGCCAGGGACGCCGAGGAGGCTAAGAGGATGATGAAAACGGTCTATGCGGGAGAGATAGAGTGGAGGTCCACGATATGA